A stretch of the Tannerella serpentiformis genome encodes the following:
- the ahpC gene encoding alkyl hydroperoxide reductase subunit C, with protein MLPIINQQVPEFKVQAFHNGEFKTVTNKDIEGKWAVFFFYPADFSFVCPTELLDLQNKYNDFKAAGVEVYAVSTDSHFVHKAWHDASDSIRQITYPMLADTTGALSRAFGVMIEESGMAYRGTFVVNPEGQIKVAEIQDNSIGRNAEELFRKVEAAQFVAGHDGEVCPANWKKGNKTLKPSIDLVGKI; from the coding sequence ATGCTACCTATCATCAATCAGCAAGTACCTGAATTTAAGGTTCAGGCATTCCATAACGGAGAGTTCAAAACAGTGACGAACAAGGACATCGAAGGCAAGTGGGCCGTATTCTTTTTCTATCCCGCCGACTTCTCGTTCGTGTGCCCCACCGAGCTGCTCGACCTGCAGAACAAGTATAACGACTTCAAGGCCGCTGGCGTAGAGGTGTACGCCGTGAGCACAGACTCGCACTTCGTTCACAAGGCATGGCACGACGCATCGGATAGCATCCGTCAGATCACCTACCCGATGCTGGCCGACACGACCGGCGCCCTCTCACGCGCTTTCGGCGTGATGATCGAGGAGTCGGGCATGGCTTACCGCGGCACGTTCGTGGTGAATCCCGAAGGCCAAATCAAAGTGGCCGAGATCCAAGACAACAGCATCGGCCGTAACGCCGAGGAGCTCTTCCGCAAGGTAGAGGCTGCGCAGTTCGTTGCCGGACACGACGGCGAAGTGTGCCCTGCAAACTGGAAGAAGGGCAACAAGACGCTCAAGCCGAGCATCGACTTGGTCGGTAAGATTTAA